TAAGTATGATGCCGCCCGTTTTGGCAGTGAGGTATTTCGTTTTAGTCCTCGCCAAAGTGATTTGATGATTGTAGCAGGATGGTGTACTTACAAAATGGCACATGCTATAAAACGAATTTGGGACCAAATGCCCGATCCTAAATGGTGTATAGCTATGGGGGCTTGTGCCTCCACAGGTGGAATGCATCGCGTATATGGTGTAGTGCAAGGTATTGACAACTTTTTACCCGTAGATGTGTACGTTCCTGGATGCCCTCCGCGCCCAGAAGTATTGATACACGCCCTACAAACGATACAAAATAGAGTAAAAACTCTCCACTCTGTATTACAAGACTGAATATGAATGTAGAAGAAACCTTAAAAAAAGCAGGGCTACGCCTTACAGAAACTCGTAAAGCCGTCCTATCTGTGTTCTTTCAATCTCAAAAAGCGCTCTCACACAGTGATCTAGAAACTATGCTCAAAAACTATGATAGAGTAACCCTCTACCGAACCCTATCTACCTTTTTGGAAAAAGACCTTATTCATAAAATACTTAACCCTGATGGTGTTGCAGTTTTTGCCTTGTGCAGACACGAAAGCTATTCTACACAAAAATTACGTAGCAAGCTGCACAACCATGCTCATTTTGTATGTAAAATCTGTAAAGAAACCCGATGTATAGACGAATTTGAAATAGAAATCCCTAACTACTTACTCAATAGCACTCAAATAGATGAAATTTCAGTTGTTTTGCAAGGTACGTGCGCCACTTGTATTAAATCTCAACAAATGGTATAGGAATGAAACGCATTAGCC
This is a stretch of genomic DNA from Bacteroidia bacterium. It encodes these proteins:
- the nuoB gene encoding NADH-quinone oxidoreductase subunit NuoB, which encodes MGLEKTLAQVGFLTTTVDKLTNWARANSLWPMPMGLACCAIEMMAFAGPKYDAARFGSEVFRFSPRQSDLMIVAGWCTYKMAHAIKRIWDQMPDPKWCIAMGACASTGGMHRVYGVVQGIDNFLPVDVYVPGCPPRPEVLIHALQTIQNRVKTLHSVLQD
- a CDS encoding transcriptional repressor; protein product: MNVEETLKKAGLRLTETRKAVLSVFFQSQKALSHSDLETMLKNYDRVTLYRTLSTFLEKDLIHKILNPDGVAVFALCRHESYSTQKLRSKLHNHAHFVCKICKETRCIDEFEIEIPNYLLNSTQIDEISVVLQGTCATCIKSQQMV